One candidate division KSB1 bacterium DNA segment encodes these proteins:
- a CDS encoding pentapeptide repeat-containing protein, giving the protein MHPVRNGCQHGNPGEADLHEAILSGANLSSANFIRADLSMEPEFYSECFSQITNKALLR; this is encoded by the coding sequence GTGCATCCTGTTCGGAATGGATGTCAGCACGGCAATCCAGGCGAAGCAGATTTGCACGAAGCAATTCTAAGTGGAGCAAATCTCTCCAGCGCAAATTTCATCAGAGCAGATTTAAGTATGGAGCCTGAATTTTATTCGGAATGTTTTTCACAAATTACAAATAAGGCTCTGTTGCGATAA
- a CDS encoding tetratricopeptide repeat protein has protein sequence MLIDGFEQHEAQGWNINLEYARFCLGNQIDLTAAHDRMESEYRRRPHNVDVLETYAWALYKNNRFNDSQEIILKALRLNPHDARMNYKAAKIAEKLGQQEKAKTHFVKAGTLFLFNISS, from the coding sequence ATGCTGATCGATGGCTTTGAGCAACATGAAGCACAAGGATGGAACATCAATCTGGAGTATGCACGTTTTTGTTTAGGCAACCAAATAGATCTTACTGCAGCGCATGACCGAATGGAATCCGAATATCGTCGCCGACCTCATAATGTAGATGTATTGGAAACATACGCCTGGGCACTTTACAAAAACAACCGATTTAATGATTCCCAGGAGATAATTTTGAAAGCTCTACGATTGAACCCTCACGATGCCCGAATGAATTATAAAGCAGCTAAGATCGCAGAAAAACTTGGTCAGCAGGAAAAAGCCAAGACTCATTTTGTAAAGGCAGGTACTCTCTTTCTATTCAACATTTCTTCCTAG
- a CDS encoding SDR family oxidoreductase, translating into MNLEISDKVALVAASSQGLGKAVAMGFAQEGAKVVICARNKEKLEAVKKGIESQTKSEVLAVRTDLTKKEDIENLVAESINKFNSIDILVNNAGGPPAGFFADMTDENWQKGVDLTLMSSVRLTREVLPYMRKNKWGRIINITSVSVKQPINELLLSNSLRLSILGWAKTLANQVAAEGILINNVCPGWTRTDRVVEIFEARAKGQGTTPEKIEAGITRGIPMGRLGKPEELANLVVFLGSEMASYITGVSVQVDGGSVQGLY; encoded by the coding sequence ATGAATTTAGAAATATCAGATAAAGTTGCTCTGGTGGCTGCCTCAAGCCAGGGTCTTGGAAAAGCGGTGGCTATGGGTTTTGCGCAGGAAGGCGCAAAAGTGGTGATTTGTGCCCGCAATAAAGAAAAATTAGAAGCTGTAAAAAAGGGAATTGAGTCCCAAACAAAATCTGAAGTTTTGGCTGTGCGGACGGATCTGACCAAAAAAGAGGATATTGAAAATCTGGTTGCCGAGTCGATTAATAAATTTAATTCAATCGATATTCTTGTCAATAATGCAGGCGGGCCTCCCGCCGGCTTCTTTGCGGATATGACCGATGAAAATTGGCAGAAAGGCGTAGACCTGACTTTGATGTCTTCGGTTCGTCTCACTCGAGAAGTTTTGCCTTACATGAGAAAGAACAAGTGGGGACGTATTATTAATATTACCTCAGTTTCGGTGAAGCAGCCAATTAATGAGCTGCTTTTGTCCAATAGCCTGCGTTTGTCGATTTTAGGCTGGGCCAAAACACTGGCGAACCAGGTTGCTGCTGAAGGAATTTTAATTAACAATGTTTGTCCCGGTTGGACTCGCACTGATCGGGTTGTCGAAATATTTGAAGCTCGCGCAAAAGGCCAGGGGACGACTCCTGAGAAAATCGAAGCCGGTATCACCCGAGGAATTCCCATGGGGCGTTTGGGCAAGCCGGAGGAGCTGGCAAATTTAGTGGTTTTTCTGGGGTCTGAAATGGCGAGTTACATTACCGGTGTTTCCGTCCAGGTTGATGGCGGGTCGGTACAAGGGCTCTATTAA
- a CDS encoding penicillin acylase family protein, producing the protein MAKGWRIFLSISAFFFIIILTISILSYRLLNKALPKTDGSLVLNILNQPVEVYRDEYGVPHIFAANESDLFRAAGFVTAQDRLWQMDLNRRVANGQLSEIFGEAAVEHDKFVRIWGFSRAAEKIVEILSPESRLALKAYAEGVNAFIESHSEQLPIEFSLLKYKPEKWKIEDSIAFVRLMGWKLSFSWYTDLVLQELVAKLGEKKAREVFPDFPKDGPFILPSSTRPFWTQTQNFINSGMQVQAFLGFGSTHLGSNSWVVAGEKSACGKPLLANDPHLELRAPSVWYEMHLSGGEINVAGVSFPGVPGIVIGHNEHIAWGLTNGMIDDVDFYLEKINPDSTSQYLNGSRWQDFETVTEEIRIKDAEPESLQIRFSRNGPIISEVHPMLENGDEAISMRWVGHEPSDELLAYLKIQKSKSWDEFTDALKSYKVPAQNFVFASANGDIGYHLAGGIPLRNRTNGVLPHEGWKTRGQWLGQVPFEKLPNVLNPPENYIVTANNKMVDDRYPYYLSNLWEPSSRAARIHQLLSEKDKFSLDDFKLMQTDLVSFHAQNILPVVLNTMEAVIDSNSSEDLKSIYNLMKDWDGRESPKSVATSIFHAFFLRLTENTLKDEMGDQLFENYIRFGNVPNRVMAALLKKGSSEWFDDVNTPEIENIEDIMRRSLLDAGMQLKNLAGDIITNWAWGEIHTLTMRHPLGRENLLDIIFNIGPFPRGGSTMTLNNSEYQFDSPFEATLGASTRQLVDLCDLNHTLSVITTGQSGQRMSKHYKDQTPLWLEGRYRSMIMGRGEITESAQEHLTLTPW; encoded by the coding sequence ATGGCCAAAGGCTGGCGCATTTTTCTTTCCATTTCGGCCTTTTTTTTTATTATTATCCTGACAATTTCCATTCTTAGCTACCGGCTCCTCAACAAGGCTTTGCCAAAAACTGATGGTTCATTGGTATTAAATATATTGAATCAACCAGTTGAGGTCTACCGGGACGAGTATGGCGTGCCGCATATTTTTGCTGCAAATGAAAGCGACTTATTCAGGGCGGCAGGTTTTGTAACAGCTCAGGACCGGCTTTGGCAAATGGATTTGAATCGACGGGTTGCAAACGGCCAGCTATCGGAAATATTCGGTGAGGCCGCAGTTGAGCACGATAAATTTGTCCGCATCTGGGGGTTCAGCAGGGCTGCTGAGAAAATTGTCGAAATCCTTTCACCTGAATCACGTCTTGCTCTAAAAGCTTACGCGGAGGGTGTGAATGCATTTATCGAATCTCATTCTGAGCAATTGCCTATTGAATTTTCACTTCTGAAATACAAGCCGGAAAAATGGAAAATAGAAGATAGTATTGCTTTTGTGAGGTTGATGGGTTGGAAACTGTCATTTAGCTGGTACACTGATCTTGTTTTGCAAGAACTTGTTGCCAAACTGGGTGAGAAAAAAGCCAGGGAAGTCTTTCCCGATTTTCCCAAGGATGGACCTTTTATCCTTCCGTCAAGCACCCGGCCTTTTTGGACACAAACTCAAAACTTTATAAATTCCGGAATGCAAGTTCAGGCTTTTCTCGGTTTTGGCAGCACGCATTTGGGAAGCAACTCCTGGGTTGTTGCCGGTGAGAAATCTGCATGCGGCAAGCCGCTGCTGGCCAATGATCCGCATTTGGAATTAAGAGCGCCTTCAGTCTGGTACGAAATGCACCTCTCGGGCGGTGAAATCAATGTTGCCGGAGTTTCTTTCCCGGGCGTCCCGGGGATTGTGATCGGACATAATGAACACATTGCCTGGGGGCTGACAAACGGCATGATCGATGATGTCGATTTTTATTTGGAAAAAATCAACCCGGATAGTACAAGTCAATATTTGAACGGCAGCCGCTGGCAAGACTTTGAAACTGTAACTGAAGAAATCAGAATTAAAGATGCCGAACCGGAATCACTGCAAATTCGATTCAGTCGAAATGGACCGATTATCTCGGAAGTTCATCCGATGTTGGAAAATGGGGACGAGGCGATTTCAATGCGCTGGGTTGGCCATGAGCCAAGTGATGAATTGCTGGCTTATTTAAAAATACAAAAATCAAAATCCTGGGATGAATTTACCGACGCACTCAAAAGCTATAAAGTACCGGCGCAAAATTTCGTGTTCGCTTCAGCGAACGGAGATATTGGCTATCATTTAGCCGGCGGAATCCCTTTGCGCAATCGAACAAACGGTGTTTTGCCGCACGAAGGTTGGAAGACAAGGGGGCAGTGGCTGGGACAAGTGCCTTTTGAGAAACTTCCGAACGTGTTAAATCCACCGGAAAACTATATTGTCACGGCGAATAACAAAATGGTTGACGACCGCTACCCATACTATCTTTCAAACCTTTGGGAACCTTCCAGCAGAGCGGCACGAATTCACCAGCTTCTTTCGGAGAAAGACAAGTTTTCGCTTGATGATTTTAAGTTGATGCAAACGGATCTCGTCTCCTTTCATGCCCAAAATATTTTGCCTGTTGTGCTGAACACAATGGAAGCGGTGATTGACTCAAATTCATCCGAGGATTTGAAATCGATTTACAACCTCATGAAAGACTGGGATGGCCGTGAATCACCCAAAAGTGTCGCCACTTCTATTTTTCACGCTTTTTTTCTCAGGCTAACTGAGAATACCCTCAAAGATGAAATGGGCGATCAATTATTTGAGAATTATATCCGTTTTGGCAATGTCCCAAATCGGGTTATGGCGGCTTTATTGAAAAAGGGCAGCTCTGAATGGTTTGACGACGTGAATACTCCGGAAATTGAGAACATTGAAGATATTATGAGGCGTAGTTTGCTCGATGCCGGCATGCAGCTTAAAAACCTTGCCGGAGATATTATCACCAATTGGGCCTGGGGTGAAATTCACACCCTCACCATGCGGCATCCATTAGGCCGAGAGAATTTACTGGATATTATTTTTAACATCGGGCCCTTTCCCAGGGGCGGCTCAACCATGACCTTGAATAACTCAGAATATCAATTCGATTCACCGTTTGAAGCAACCCTGGGAGCTTCTACCAGGCAGTTGGTCGATCTGTGCGATTTGAATCATACACTGTCGGTCATCACCACCGGCCAGTCCGGTCAGAGGATGAGCAAACACTACAAAGATCAGACGCCGCTCTGGCTGGAAGGTCGGTACCGTTCAATGATTATGGGCCGAGGTGAAATTACAGAAAGTGCACAAGAACATTTAACTCTAACCCCTTGGTAG
- the rfbC gene encoding dTDP-4-dehydrorhamnose 3,5-epimerase, which produces MPSNFSSFDIAGLVLIEPKVFKDERGFFFESYKYSEFKNNGIPDTFVQINRSTSSAGVIRGLHYQLPPFGQGKLVSCIKGEVFDVAVDIRKNSPTFGKWHGVILSHQNKKMLFIPEGFAHGFYAMQEAEVMYQTTSEYAPKSERGIIWDDPELNIQWPDGPKMTSGKDKVYPLLKNAEVFE; this is translated from the coding sequence GTGCCTTCTAATTTCTCAAGTTTTGATATTGCCGGCTTAGTCCTGATTGAGCCCAAAGTTTTTAAGGATGAAAGAGGCTTTTTTTTTGAATCATACAAGTATTCCGAGTTCAAAAACAACGGTATTCCCGATACATTTGTGCAAATCAACCGATCGACTTCATCTGCCGGTGTGATTAGAGGACTTCATTATCAGCTCCCTCCGTTTGGTCAAGGTAAACTGGTTAGCTGTATTAAAGGCGAAGTTTTTGACGTTGCTGTAGATATAAGAAAGAATTCGCCGACCTTCGGTAAATGGCATGGGGTTATTCTCAGCCATCAGAATAAAAAAATGTTGTTTATTCCGGAGGGATTTGCACATGGATTTTATGCAATGCAAGAAGCTGAGGTGATGTACCAAACAACGAGTGAATATGCACCGAAGTCCGAAAGAGGAATTATTTGGGATGATCCGGAATTGAACATTCAATGGCCGGATGGACCCAAAATGACCTCTGGAAAAGACAAAGTATACCCGTTGTTAAAAAATGCAGAAGTTTTCGAGTAA
- a CDS encoding TRAP transporter substrate-binding protein, which produces MTKIDRREFLKKSSTATLIGGSALVFGCGSESTGDAPAIQTRKKYQWNMVTTWSPHFPVMGEGADLVAEWIGEMSDGRLQIQVYGGGELVPALEVFDAVSQGVAQMGHGVAYYWAGKIPSAQFFGAVPFGMNAQQMNAWIYSGGGLALWEELYEPFNLIPMPAGNTGMQMGGWFNKEINTVDDFKGLKMRIPGLGAHVIAKAGGTPILTAGGEIYTNLERGVIDATEWIGPYHDYLKGFHRIAKYYYYPGWHEPGPVLELTVNKGAWESLSKDLQMIVRAAADRANIWMISEFESRNNTYLKKIIEEGKVSVRKFPDEVLKALKKYAGEVIDEMTSKDPLSKKVYESFDSFRKDVTGWAEVSEAVYHTFPNI; this is translated from the coding sequence ATGACAAAAATCGATCGACGCGAGTTTTTGAAAAAAAGTTCAACCGCTACCCTGATTGGCGGCTCAGCTTTGGTTTTTGGCTGTGGCTCCGAGTCGACTGGTGACGCGCCAGCCATCCAAACCAGAAAGAAGTACCAATGGAACATGGTCACGACCTGGTCGCCGCATTTCCCGGTCATGGGTGAAGGCGCAGATTTGGTGGCGGAATGGATTGGTGAGATGTCGGATGGAAGACTGCAAATTCAAGTTTATGGCGGCGGTGAATTGGTGCCAGCGCTTGAGGTTTTCGATGCTGTCAGCCAGGGTGTTGCGCAGATGGGGCATGGGGTAGCCTATTACTGGGCAGGGAAAATTCCTTCGGCGCAATTTTTTGGGGCAGTGCCGTTCGGCATGAACGCACAACAGATGAATGCATGGATCTACTCGGGTGGTGGGCTGGCCTTATGGGAGGAATTGTACGAGCCTTTCAACCTGATCCCTATGCCCGCAGGCAACACCGGCATGCAGATGGGAGGTTGGTTTAACAAGGAAATTAATACCGTCGATGATTTTAAAGGTTTGAAAATGCGCATTCCCGGGTTGGGCGCGCATGTTATTGCCAAAGCAGGTGGCACCCCTATTCTCACCGCTGGCGGTGAAATTTATACAAATCTTGAGCGAGGTGTTATCGATGCGACCGAGTGGATTGGCCCGTATCACGATTATCTAAAGGGCTTTCATCGAATCGCGAAATATTACTACTACCCGGGTTGGCATGAGCCGGGCCCGGTGCTCGAATTGACGGTGAATAAAGGCGCCTGGGAAAGCTTGTCGAAAGATTTGCAGATGATCGTTCGAGCTGCCGCCGACCGCGCCAATATCTGGATGATATCTGAATTTGAGTCGAGGAACAATACTTATTTAAAAAAAATAATTGAGGAAGGAAAGGTGTCGGTGAGAAAATTCCCGGATGAAGTTTTAAAGGCTCTAAAAAAATATGCCGGCGAAGTGATTGACGAGATGACCAGCAAAGATCCGTTAAGCAAAAAAGTTTATGAATCTTTCGACAGCTTTCGAAAAGATGTGACGGGTTGGGCGGAGGTTTCAGAAGCGGTGTATCATACGTTTCCGAACATTTGA